In the genome of Sardina pilchardus chromosome 14, fSarPil1.1, whole genome shotgun sequence, one region contains:
- the pmaip1 gene encoding phorbol-12-myristate-13-acetate-induced protein 1 yields MKLTVYNKETKPLAVLLLRNKHRTTLSTMSSKEETAILECAHQLRKIGDLLDWKYKLLDILIRNYRQGAKIK; encoded by the exons ATGAAGCTCACTGTTTACAACAAAGAAACCAAACCACTCGCAGTTTTACTTCTAAGGAACAAACACCGAACAACACTTTCAACGATGTCAAGCAAAG AGGAAACTGCTATCCTTGAGTGTGCCCATCAGCTGCGGAAGATAGGCGATCTTCTTGACTGGAAGTACAAGCTTTTGGATATACTAATAAGGAATTACAGACAGGGTGCCAAAATCAAGTGA
- the golph3b gene encoding Golgi phosphoprotein 3, translating into MTSLTQRSSGLVQRRTEASRNAAADKERGIGEDDESRREEEEEDDKGDSKETRLTLMEEVLLLGLKDREGYTSFWNDCISSGLRGCMLIELALRGRLHLEPCGIRRKSLLARKVIFKSDAPTGDMLLDEALKHVKETQPPETVQSWIELLSGETWNPLKLHFQLRNVRERLAKNLVEKGVLTTEKQNFLLFDMTTHPLTNSTIKQRLVRKVQESVLDRWVNEPQRMDRRMLALIFLAHSSDVLENAFAPLLDEQYDLAMKRVRLLLDLDPEGEAAKSGANELLWAVVAAFTK; encoded by the exons ATGACTTCCTTAACACAGAGAAGCTCAGGCCTTGTGCAAAGACGGACCGAGGCCTCGCGAAATGCAGCCGCCGATAAGGAGCGAGGAATTGGGGAAGACGACGAGTCTCGTcgtgaagaagaggaggaagatgacaaGGGAGATTCAAAAGAAACTCGTCTTACATTGATGGAAGAAGTTTTGCTTTTGGGATTGAAGGACCGAGAG GGCTACACATCATTCTGGAATGACTGCATTTCCTCTGGGCTTCGTGGCTGCATGCTTATAGAGCTGGCTCTGAGAGGACGGTTACATCTGGAGCCCTGTGGCATTAGGAGGAAAAGCCTGCTGGCAAGAAAG GTCATCTTTAAGTCCGATGCACCAACGGGGGATATGTTACTGGACGAGGCTCTGAAGCACGTCAAAGAGACTCAGCCTCCTGAGACAGTCCAgagttggattgagctgctgaGCG GTGAGACGTGGAATCCATTAAAGCTGCACTTTCAGCTGCGGAATGTGCGCGAACGTCTAGCTAAGAACCTGGTGGAGAAGGGCGTGCTCACCACCGAGAAGCAGAACTTCCTGCTGTTCGACATGACCACGCACCCGCTCACCAACAGCACCATCAAGCAACGTCTGGTGCGCAAGGTGCAGGAGTCCGTGCTCGATCGGTGGGTGAACGAGCCGCAGCGCATGGACAGGCGGATGCTGGCGCTCATCTTCCTAGCCCACTCGTCTGACGTGCTGGAGAACGCCTTCGCACCCCTCCTGGACGAGCAGTACGACCTGGCCATGAAGAGGGTGCGGCTGCTGCTGGACCTTGACCCCGAAGGTGAAGCCGCCAAGTCGGGGGCCAACGAGCTGCTTTGGGCCGTCGTGGCTGCCTTCACCAAATGA
- the isl1b gene encoding ISL LIM homeobox 1b: protein MAENDDDRDESALISSCAGCGHRILDRFFLRVSPDMEWHAACLKCAECKKSLDEAGTCFVKDGRTLCKEDYYRLYGINCGKCKKVFSKDDLVMRTCKKIYHFDCFRCESCNCHLLPGDEFHMRDGHLLCTADHDVFETATGDLNGHTPENISNAKEDELSHLDVGSLKRTPTPLQRTTRVRTVLSKKQLHMLQTCYSANPRPDALVKEQLVEMTGLSSRVIRVWFQNKRCKDKKRSTHPHQTPIQITQKTSSSGEADSKSLSSQLLETPCSSLVSSPVSSAIH, encoded by the exons ATGGCGGAGAATGATGACGACAGAGATG AAAGTGCACTAATTTCCTCATGTGCGGGATGTGGACATCGAATTCTTGACCGTTTCTTCTTGCGGGTATCCCCGGATATGGAGTGGCATGCGGCATGTTTAAAGTGCGCTGAATGTAAGAAGTCTTTGGACGAGGCAGGTACCTGCTTTGTAAAGGATGGCAGAACTCTCTGTAAAGAAGACTACTACAG GTTATACGGAATTAATTGcggaaaatgtaaaaaagtgtTCAGCAAAGATGACTTGGTGATGAGGACTTGCAAGAAGATCTACCACTTTGATTGCTTTCGGTGTGAAAGTTGCAACTGTCACTTGCTCCCCGGAGACGAGTTTCACATGCGAGATGGACACCTGCTGTGCACCGCCGATCATGATGTGTTTGAAACGGCGACCGGAGACCTCAACGGGCATACCCCAGAAAACATTTCCAATGCTAAGG AGGACGAATTGTCCCATCTGGACGTGGGGTCACTCAAGCGCACCCCAACACCACTGCAGAGGACCACACGGGTGAGGACCGTCCTCAGCAAAAAACAATTGCACATGCTTCAGACCTGCTACAGCGCTAATCCCCGACCAGACGCCCTGGTGAAGGAGCAGTTAGTGGAGATGACTGGCCTGAGCTCCAGGGTCATCCGAGTTTGGTTCCAGAACAAGAGGTGCAAAGACAAGAAACgaagcacacacccacaccaaacTCCGATACAGATCACACAAAAG ACATCTTCCTCAGGGGAGGCAGATTCCAAGTCATTGTCCTCTCAACTGTTGGAGACTCCCTGCAGCAGTCTGGTTTCCAGTCCAGTCTCCAGTGCAATCCATTAA